ATACGTTGATGTCAGACATCATTAACTTACCAAACAACAAACGGTTTTTTTCACCACCTGAACAGACTTTGGCTTTTTTATTAAAATCATCGGCAGTAAATAACAAACTACCTAACAAAGCTCGCACGGCTAAATCATCATGTTTAGGTGTACGCCATTGCGACATCCAGTCGAATAATGACATGTCGTTGTCAAAATCTTTACTACTGTCTTGCGGGCAGTAACCAATAGTGGCGTTTTCGGACCATTTCACTACACCTTCATTGGCTTGTAGTTCATTCATTAAACAGCGTAAAAAGGTAGTTTTACCGGCGCCATTTTCACCAATAACAGCCAGTCTGGCGCCTGCTTCTAAAATTAGTTCGCCATTTTCAAACAAGGTATTGCCATCAAAACCATGGCCTAGTTCTTCTAGGATCAAAGCTTGGCGATGTAATTTTTTATGTTGCTTCAGAATGATTTTAGGGGTGCGACGACTGGAGGATTTCACTTCATCTAAAGTGATTTTTTCCATTTTCTTCGCACGAGAAGAAGCTTGCTTGGCTTTCGATGCATTCGCTGAGAAACGATCAACAAAAGCTTGTAGTTCATTTATCTCAGCACTTTTCTTGGCGTTTTCGGTGAGTAACTGTTCTTGAATCAATGACGAAGCTGCTTGATAAGCTTCGTAGTTACCTGGATAAATACGTAATTCACCATAATCGATATCAGCCATATGAGTACATACAGAATTTAAGAAATGACGATCGTGTGAAATAATAATCATGGTGCATTTACGTTGATTCAGCACCTCAGCTAACCAATTAATGGTATAAATATCCAAGTTATTGGTTGGCTCATCTAACAACAGAATTTCAGGATTCGCATAGAGTGATTGCGCAAGTAATACTCGTAATTTTCGTCCTGGTGCAATTTGTGACATCAAACCATAATGATATTCAGCTTCGATCCCTGCTTCTAATAACAACTCTTCAGCGCGAGCTTCAGCAGTGTAACCATCCATTTCAGCAAAAATAGTTTCTAACTCGGCTACATGCATACCATCTTCTTCGCTCATTTCTGCCTTAGAATATATTTCATCTCTTTCTTGTTTAACTTTCCAAAGATTAACATCACCCATGATCACAGTATCAACAACAGAAAATTTCTCAAAAGCAAACTGGTCTTGACTTAATGTGCCAACTTTATCGCCAGGAGTAATGGAAACATTACCAGCGCTTGGTACTAGGTCGCCACTGAGAATTTTCATGAAGGTAGATTTTCCGCAACCATTGGCGCCAATTAAACCATAGCGATTGCCATGGCCAAATTTTGCTGAAATGTTTTCGAATAAAGGTTCTGCACCAAACTGCATGGTGATGTTTGCGGTAGAAATCAAAGTGGGTCTTCCCAAAAAAGTAGGTTTGTCAGCAATATGCCATCTAGACAAAAGGCCGCGCATCATACGGAAATCCCCCTCAAATGTCGAGTCTGTTTGCTGTTTTTTTGAACTGTAAAGTTGTAGGCTATCGTTAACTGGAAACATAGCGTTAAATACAAAGTATACATATGCTATTGCCCTTGATAGCATAATTTCACTTGTAAGCTTTTAGAGACTATAGATGGCTTTCTCACGCTACTTAACATTCCCAAAATTGATACTGCTTACAATTTTATTAGCTGGCTGTGCCACTGAGCAGCGACCTCTGACAGAATTACAAAGACTAGAAACTAGAGCGAAAAAGGTGCAGATTATTCGTGATAATTTTGGTATTCCCCACATTTATAGTAATTCTGATGCAAATAGTGTATTTGGCCTGTTATATGCTCAAGCAGAAGACGACTTTAAGCGCATAGAACACAACTATATTAAGGCCATTGGACGCTTGGCTGAAGTAGAAGGCGAGACAGCAATCTACAGCGATTTACGAGCTCGTCTTTATATGTCAATCGAGCAAGCTAAGCAGTTCTATACACAAGCGCCACAACCATTAAAAGACTTATGTGATGCCTTTGCTGATGGCTTAAATTATTATCTAGTCACTCATCCTGAGGTTAAGCCAGTGTTACTTAATCGTTTTGAGCCTTGGATGCCGATGTTTTTTTCTGAAGGTTCTATCGGTGGTGATATCGAACAAATTTCCTTACAGGGTATAACTGATTTTTATGGAAAACATAGCGACAGCCCAAAACCCCAAATCAATGACATAGACGAACCCAGTGGCTCAAATGGTTTTGCCATTGCCGGTAAGCTAACTCAATCAGGCAAACCTATGCTACTGATTAATCCACATACATCCTTTTATTTTCGTCCTGAAGTCCATGTAGTCAGCGAAGAAGGGCTGAATGCCTATGGCGCGGTCACTTGGGGACAGTTTTTTGTCTATCAGGGATTTAATCAACATAATGGCTGGATGCATACCTCTACCTATGTAGATTTTATGGATCAATATATAGAAAAAATTGTCGAACGAGGTGAACAAATTTTTTACGTTTTTGAGGGCGAAGAAAAGCCAATTAACGTATTGCCAATCACTCTAAAATACCGCGAAGGCGAATCAATAAAAAGCGCAACGTTTAAGACCTATAGCACCCATCACGGGCCGGTAACACATATGCAAAATAAACAATGGATAACAACAAGAATTAATTGGGATCCGGTAAATGCGTTGCAACAATCTTTTGCCCGAACTAAAACCAAAAATCATGCTGAATTTAGAAATATGATGAATATGCGTACCAATTCGTCTAATAATACTGTGTATGCCGATAAGAAGGGCAACATAGCTTATTACCACGGTAACTTTGTACCCAAACGCAACCCTCTGTTTGACTATTCAAAACCAGTAAATGGTTCAAGTGTTATGACAGATTGGCAAGGCATTCATTCGGTTGATGAAACTATTACCATTCTCAATCCTGAGAATGGCTGGATCCAAAATGCAAATTCTACGCCCTTCACCGCTGCTGGCGAATATAGTCCGAAAAAAGAAAATTACCCTAGCTATATGGCCCCCGATCCTGAAAACTTTCGAGGAGTACATGCTGTACAAGTATTAACGGGACAAACAGACTTCACTCTAAATAAACTCATAGACCTAGCCTATGATCCCTACCTTCCTGCATTTGCTGTGTTAATTCCGAGTTTAATAGAGGCATACGATCAGTCTCGTCGTAAACCGATTGAATTAGAGCCCGCCATTGAGCAGTTACGAAACTGGGATTACAAAGTGACGGTGGACTCTATTGCTATGTCTTTAGCTCATTATTATGGTACTGAATTTGTAAAATCAGGGAAAAGACTGGATGACTTTAGTTTTATGCAAAAAATCGAATATTATGCCTTTGAAACCACTAGAGCCGAACGTTTAGGTATGTTTGCTAAAGCCGTAGAAAAGCTCACTTTAGATTTTGCTACATGGCAAATGCCTTGGGGCGAAATTAACCGACTGCAACGTTTAACTGGTGATATTAAAATAACTGTAGATGATGCAAAACCTAGCATCGCTATTGGGATGGCATCGGGTCAATGGGGAGCCCTAGCGGCTTTTGGCTCACGTAGCGAAAATGGCAATAAAAAATTATATGGCTACCGTGGGAATAGTTTTGTTGCTGCAGTCGAATTTACTGATAAGGTAACAGCTAAGTCACTCTTAGTGGGTGGTCAAAGTGGTGATCCTGTTTCGAAACACTTTGATGATCAAGCGAAACCTTATGCTGAACGGCAATTTAAAGATGTCGCATTTTATAAAGAAGATGTACTCAAGGTTGCCGAAAAAATATATTATCCAGGGCAAAACTAAGCGGCCAATTCCGCAAATCTGAACTCTGGCTAAGCAGTTTACATTTAATGGTTAAAATAATTTTATAATCTAAGGCTTTTCAATGCAGGTTAATTTTCTAACTTATCGTTTTAATACTGTATTCATTATTTTATTGACCTTCTTATTAAACTCTACCTTTGCTCAAGCAGAAACGATTAAGGTAGCCGTTCGCTGGTCGAAATTACCTTATATTAACTCTGACGATAATTCTGGATTTGAATTAGAGATCATTAATGAAGTATTTAATAAACTCGGTTATCAAACTAAATATTCATATTCTCCCTATGAAGATGCCATTCATATGGTAAAGCATGGACAAGCAGACTTAGCTTTAACTCTCAATAACCATAGTTCAGTGGTTCCTGAATTTTTGAGTGATGTATATATTACTTATCAAAACGTAGGGCTTACTTTAAAAAGAAAAAACATTAAGATTAAACAAATACAAGACTTATCTCAACTATCCATAATTGGCTTTCAAAGCGCAAATAAAGCACTGGGTAAAGACTTCACTGACATGGTTAATTCCAACAGTTTATATATTGAAATGGCCGATCAAAGAAAACAAGTGGAACTGTTTTTACAAGGACAAGTCGACGCTATAATATTGGACATCAATATTTTCGATTATTTAAGCTCTGAACTACGAGGAAGTAATCAGCTTAACAATGTAGACATTCACCCATTATTCCCATTGAATCCTTATCGTGCAGGATTTACCGACAAGTTACTAAAGCAAAAATTTAATCAAGAGCTACAAAAGTACTTAGCTTCATCTCAATATCAAACGCTTAAAGAAAAATATAAAATTAAGCAAATATCCCCTTTGTTTTCTGCTACAAACTAACGCCATTAAATTGTTAACTTAGAGAGATTTGATGGTTTAAAAATCAGCCTTTGGCAATCCATCATTTTTACTCTCTGCAGGATGGGCTTTACCTTATTAGATTTTTCCTAAGGAAAAAATAAATGCAAATTCACTACAACATGCTGCTATAAGTAATACAGCAGCACATAAGCCGATAGCAATCCCGCTATCCACAAAGCAGTGGTGCCCACAGGCCAAGAACGAGCAAACATACCCCGTTCTTTACTGTCAGCAGTATGGGGTTGCCCTAAATACTTAACAGCTATGCTATGCATAAATTGCTGTAAACGCACTCTTTGTTTGGCAATCACTGCAGCAATAGAGCTGAACAATCGCTCGATAACTTTGAGTAAAGAATAACCAGCACGTCGCCACAACCAATCAGTATCCAAACTGATAGTCATGGTCCGTTTCATTAGAGGTAAGAGTACAAAGAAGGCTAGGCCTGAAAATAATAATAATTGTAAATAGAACAAGACTTTGCCCATAGAATAAGGCACATAATCTACTGGGTAAGGCAACAAGTTATAAATTAGTTCAGGAAAAACCCCAAGTAAAATACATAAACCGGCAAATATAACCATTGCTAAGCCCATATTCCATGGCGCATCTTTGGGCCGTAAACCTGAGTCTTTTTGAAAAAACACAAACCATGGGAATTTAATACCAGCATGAAGAAATACACCGGCAGAAGCGGCAGTTAATGCCATGTATACCCAGACTAAGTTCATGTCGACAGCGGCTTGAGAAATCATGCTTTTTGTCGTGAAACCAGAGGTCAGAGGAAAACTAGAAATAGCCAGAGCGCCAATAATACCGCAAGCACAGGTTAACGGCATGGTTCTAAATAAGCCGCCTAGTTCAATACATTTATTTTTTCCGGTGCGATAAATAACAACACCTGCACTCATAAACAACAAGGCTTTGTAAACAATGTGCGCAAAGGCATGTGCCGTTGCACCGTTGAGTGCCATTTCGGTGCCAATACCCACAGCAACCACCATGAAACCCACTTGGTTAACCACAGAATATGCAAGAATTCGTCGTACATCATTTTCTAGTAAAGCAAAGATAATTCCATACATCACCATAAACAGACCTAGGCCTATCAATACAGGTTCGCCAGGGAATAATAATATAAGTGCTAAAACAGCCGTCTTGGTGGTAAATGCTGATAGAAACACAGAACCCGTTGGCGTAGCTTCTGGGTAAGCATCTGCCAACCAAGCTGATACAGGTGGTGCGGCAGCATTGATTAACACGCCAATCAATATCATCCAAGTACTAAAATCAGTTGCCAGCATAGGTTGTATTTGTACAGAGCCAGTATTAATGACCACTCCAACAATACCAATTTGTAGTATTACACCACCTAGAAGATGCATGATGGCATAACGTATTCCTGCGGCTCTTGCGCCTGCGGTGCCACCACAAAATACTACTATCGTAGAAAATATTGCCATCAATTCCCAATAGACGAACATGGTAATAAGATCACCGGCAAAACAGACTCCAATTGCCCCAGCTGCATAAGCATATGCCGCCGCTAGTTCATACCAGCGTGCGATACGAAAAGAGTACAGGCCTCCCACAAACACCATGATGGCAAACACAGTGGCAAATAGACGCCTTAGTGGACTTCCTTCGATTGGCTCGATAGTGTAGGAAAGAAACTTAATGGTACTTTGTACGCCATCAGGAACTTGCCATATGGCCCATAAGGTTAATACCGGTGCTATCAATAAAACAAATGTGCGTATATGGCCTTTTACTAAGCCAATCAGTACAGCAGCGAATAACAAGATAAACGCCGGTGGGAATAATTCAAACCCCATTATTGCGCTCCTGTATTGTTATTTTATGTTTAGAAGTGACTTCTTGTTTGGGGCGGTGCGATGATGCTTCTGTTGACGGCTCTGCTTCATCGTAATAATTTTCGGGGCGTTTTAACACAAAGCCCAATAACTTGGCTACTAATACCATTACTAAACAGCTGACAAAACCATAAACTGCGCCAAAACCAAACCAAGCATCAAAGCCAAAATAACCTTTCACGTAAATTACAGTTTGAGCCAATACCACTAAGGCCAGTACCACACTGGTACCAATCCATAATTTACGAATCGTTGAAGGACGCACTAACCAGTGTAATTTTGATTCATCAGTCATTGTTATTCTAGCCCCTTAACTACTTGGCTTGCCAGTTCTAATACCGGACCGTTGAACAAGAAAAATCCTAAAGTCAGTAGTGCGGTTAAACATAGTGCAATTACGGCTAAGAGTGGTGCTTCACCATGTTCTTTACCCCCTGCTGTTTCCCGCTCAAACCAAACTATATACAAAATAGGTAAAAAGTAAGCCGCGTTAAGCACCGTACTACC
The sequence above is a segment of the Paraglaciecola sp. L3A3 genome. Coding sequences within it:
- a CDS encoding Na(+)/H(+) antiporter subunit D — its product is MGFELFPPAFILLFAAVLIGLVKGHIRTFVLLIAPVLTLWAIWQVPDGVQSTIKFLSYTIEPIEGSPLRRLFATVFAIMVFVGGLYSFRIARWYELAAAYAYAAGAIGVCFAGDLITMFVYWELMAIFSTIVVFCGGTAGARAAGIRYAIMHLLGGVILQIGIVGVVINTGSVQIQPMLATDFSTWMILIGVLINAAAPPVSAWLADAYPEATPTGSVFLSAFTTKTAVLALILLFPGEPVLIGLGLFMVMYGIIFALLENDVRRILAYSVVNQVGFMVVAVGIGTEMALNGATAHAFAHIVYKALLFMSAGVVIYRTGKNKCIELGGLFRTMPLTCACGIIGALAISSFPLTSGFTTKSMISQAAVDMNLVWVYMALTAASAGVFLHAGIKFPWFVFFQKDSGLRPKDAPWNMGLAMVIFAGLCILLGVFPELIYNLLPYPVDYVPYSMGKVLFYLQLLLFSGLAFFVLLPLMKRTMTISLDTDWLWRRAGYSLLKVIERLFSSIAAVIAKQRVRLQQFMHSIAVKYLGQPHTADSKERGMFARSWPVGTTALWIAGLLSAYVLLYYL
- a CDS encoding ABC-F family ATPase; this encodes MISTANITMQFGAEPLFENISAKFGHGNRYGLIGANGCGKSTFMKILSGDLVPSAGNVSITPGDKVGTLSQDQFAFEKFSVVDTVIMGDVNLWKVKQERDEIYSKAEMSEEDGMHVAELETIFAEMDGYTAEARAEELLLEAGIEAEYHYGLMSQIAPGRKLRVLLAQSLYANPEILLLDEPTNNLDIYTINWLAEVLNQRKCTMIIISHDRHFLNSVCTHMADIDYGELRIYPGNYEAYQAASSLIQEQLLTENAKKSAEINELQAFVDRFSANASKAKQASSRAKKMEKITLDEVKSSSRRTPKIILKQHKKLHRQALILEELGHGFDGNTLFENGELILEAGARLAVIGENGAGKTTFLRCLMNELQANEGVVKWSENATIGYCPQDSSKDFDNDMSLFDWMSQWRTPKHDDLAVRALLGSLLFTADDFNKKAKVCSGGEKNRLLFGKLMMSDINVLIMDEPTNHMDMEAIEALNNGLKKFDGTLIFVSHDRQFVSSLATRVIEIKNQQVINFQGTYNEYLASRKEALKVA
- a CDS encoding penicillin acylase family protein; the protein is MAFSRYLTFPKLILLTILLAGCATEQRPLTELQRLETRAKKVQIIRDNFGIPHIYSNSDANSVFGLLYAQAEDDFKRIEHNYIKAIGRLAEVEGETAIYSDLRARLYMSIEQAKQFYTQAPQPLKDLCDAFADGLNYYLVTHPEVKPVLLNRFEPWMPMFFSEGSIGGDIEQISLQGITDFYGKHSDSPKPQINDIDEPSGSNGFAIAGKLTQSGKPMLLINPHTSFYFRPEVHVVSEEGLNAYGAVTWGQFFVYQGFNQHNGWMHTSTYVDFMDQYIEKIVERGEQIFYVFEGEEKPINVLPITLKYREGESIKSATFKTYSTHHGPVTHMQNKQWITTRINWDPVNALQQSFARTKTKNHAEFRNMMNMRTNSSNNTVYADKKGNIAYYHGNFVPKRNPLFDYSKPVNGSSVMTDWQGIHSVDETITILNPENGWIQNANSTPFTAAGEYSPKKENYPSYMAPDPENFRGVHAVQVLTGQTDFTLNKLIDLAYDPYLPAFAVLIPSLIEAYDQSRRKPIELEPAIEQLRNWDYKVTVDSIAMSLAHYYGTEFVKSGKRLDDFSFMQKIEYYAFETTRAERLGMFAKAVEKLTLDFATWQMPWGEINRLQRLTGDIKITVDDAKPSIAIGMASGQWGALAAFGSRSENGNKKLYGYRGNSFVAAVEFTDKVTAKSLLVGGQSGDPVSKHFDDQAKPYAERQFKDVAFYKEDVLKVAEKIYYPGQN
- a CDS encoding ABC transporter substrate-binding protein, whose product is MQVNFLTYRFNTVFIILLTFLLNSTFAQAETIKVAVRWSKLPYINSDDNSGFELEIINEVFNKLGYQTKYSYSPYEDAIHMVKHGQADLALTLNNHSSVVPEFLSDVYITYQNVGLTLKRKNIKIKQIQDLSQLSIIGFQSANKALGKDFTDMVNSNSLYIEMADQRKQVELFLQGQVDAIILDINIFDYLSSELRGSNQLNNVDIHPLFPLNPYRAGFTDKLLKQKFNQELQKYLASSQYQTLKEKYKIKQISPLFSATN